TACCCGGTATTGTGAGTATGCGTTAGATGCTGGGAATGTGCTATCTGCCCCCTTTTTAAAACGATGATTGCGCGCCGCTGTTTGTTTCATCTCTCTGCCATTCTCATGCTAATTCTAAGTTTGACACAAACCTTCATTTCAAAAACAGTTCAAAGGCTCAGCAGATTGTTGCACCGATTCTTCAAAGTGAAATCTTCCAAATGTCTGGCCCTATGTGCACTACGGAGCATTGATGGGAGGCAGATATAAAAGTTCCGCATTCCCGTTAATTAGCTTATACAGTGTCTCGACTGATGGACCTTTGCCAAATTAGTCAGGCCAACTGAACTAAATATATCCCCTCGCTAACCTCACAAAATGGATACAGGGCAACCCAAGAAGAATTTACAGCTACAACAGGAGCTATTAATAGATGGATTAATAACTAATAGATGGAGCTCCCTCTTTTTGAGGACAAGATAGTCATGGTGCTGTGTGTGTACCAAGCGTGTACTGTATATTGGAATTGATTTCATTTCCCTTCTTGTCTGTCACCAACGAGGAGATTACTTCAACATGGGAAACTGTAAAGCCGTGCGTATTGAAGACATAACATTTGATAAACTAGTTGGTATCGGGAGCGATGGGGTAATTAAATTATTCGTTCGACTGTAAACGAGAGGCgatggggaagggggggggggagaggtgaTCAGCACCTATTGCGTACCTGGACAGCGGCTGGACGTATTAAACCCGTCTGGTTGGTTTTAAAAATGGACCGgttgtgttcaggaatgttattTGACTGCGGGGTTTAAAgtagaaaccaaaagagaaaatgctggaaaatctcagcaggtctggcagctttaacaaagggtcagttagactcgaaaacGTATGCTCTTTTCgctccttccagatgctgccagacctgctgagattttccagcattttctcttttggtttcagattccagcatccgcagtaactTGCTTTTGTCCGGGGTTTAAAGTAGGTCTGGGTTGGGAACCGAGTCCATGTCAGTGCTTCTTCTGCAAACCGTGCATGAATATCAACGTCGGATCCAGTTTCTCGGGCTACAATAATGGTTGTTTGTTTTGCCGACCTGCCCTGGGGGCAAATCCCATGGGGAGGGGGTTGGCAGGAGCTGGATTTATGTGTATTTGCCCAGCGCGAGATTAACATGAATAGGAATCCGTGTCTGCAGCCGCTTTGATGTTCCCGCAGCTGCCGTCAGCTCCATTCATTGCACCTGAAAGCCACATCGCTGGCTGGAATGGAGACAGCTCGCGTCATCCAGACCTATAAAAGCTGGCGTTTTCCGGGCCCCCCTCACAAACTTCACCAAGACACACAGATGGCTGGTTCCCCCAGCAAACCGGGGCCCTGAAACACCGACCTCAGCTACCGGCTGCAATCAATCCAGAGCGGGCGGAGTTCATCTCAGCGACTGGGTGGGGGGGAAATGTTTAAATTCGTGTCAACGACATAACGAGGTAACCTCAAATCCGAGGTGAAAAGCGAGAGTCACGTTTCCAACTGGCCAAGCCTTCCGTTTGCAGTCAATCCGGCAGCAGTGTGAGTGCGGACTGAGTCGATTGGAAGTGGAGCTGGTACTGTCCCACTTCGGTTTCTTTGCTTTGGCCCACATGCACCATAGAATATGTCAGCCAGGAAGGGTCAAAGTCTTTCCGCTGGCGATTCTGCCCAGGCCTATTCAGAGATTAATGCAAATGTCAAGAGGCAGCTGCTCGGTTTATTTACAAATATCTCTTATCTTTCAGGTGTCGCCTCAGAGACAGAACTCTTGTCTGTAGCGAGCCCCATCGCCTGTTTATTTGACCAACTTGAAAATGGAGATTCGAATAGGTTACCTTTTGTTGGTGTTTGTTCAGTGGCGGCTGTGTGGCGCTATACAGTGGCTGTGAGTACCACTTTCTGTCCCTGAAAGGTTTAATTATGTGGTCTGAGATGGAAcagatttcaaaataaaacaatttggATTTTCACATTCTATATGCTTCTATAATGAGAATGGAAATCGAAAATTCGTGGGTCACTTGTCCCAGAGTTATTTATTGGGATTTGGCTTTGCATGTGTAAGTTGTGTAAATCTTTGTTGgatgtgtatttttttttgagTGTTGCAAACGGAGTTCGTACCCAGACATCGAACAAGTCTCTTTATGTCTCGGACAGCGCCATCGCAGTCAGCGGTACCGCTGTGGGTTGGAACCATACCCAGCATTGTAAACGGCCTGGGTTCgtcccagagcagcagcaacTCTGCCGGAGAAACCTGGACCTCATGCCCAGTATCGTGTTCGCGGCGCAGCAGACACGTCTGGTTTGTCAGAAAGCCATGGCAGACATgaggtggaactgctcctccatCCAGTTAGCCCCCCGCTTCAATCCAGACTTAAACAGAGGTAAATACAGCGCGTTTCTGTTTCCTGCAGATTTAGCATACAGTCCGTTTAAAAGTCCCATAGAGTCccgtggggaaaaaaaaaccttctgcccaacttgtccatgccagccagatatcctaaataaatccagtcccattggcccatatccttctcaaaccttcttattcatctacccatccagatgccttttaaatgttgtaattgtaccagcctctaccacttcctcgtTCCATGCAAATGCCATCCTCTGAAatgttgccccctaggtcccctttaaatctttctcctctcaccttaaacctatgttctctagttttggatcccctaccctgggaaaaaggctttgatatataggagttgggaggtcatgttgtggctgtacatgacactGGTTAGACAACTttgggaatactgcattcaatcctATAGAATTCATcctccttcctatagaagggatgttgtaaaacttgaaagggttcagaaaagatttactagtaTGTTGCCAGGAGAGTTTGAGCTttaggaaaaggctgaataggttggggctgttttgtctggagcgtcagaggctccAGGgatttatagagatttataagatcatgaagggcatggacagggtgatttggagatgctggtgttggactgggctggacaaagttaaaaatcacacaacaccaggttatagtccaacaggtttaattggaagcactagctttcggagtgtcgctcctccacctgatgaaggaccgtcgctccgaaagctagtgtgcttccaattaaacctgttggactataacatggagttgtgtgatttttaactattaaaAGTGTTATCCTCTTGATGGCCATAACAAAAACACGTGATTTAGGAAAATTTATGGCATGTGTATAAAGAGTGCCATTCGCTCCCCAAAAGGTTTTCAGCTAAAGTGTAGTCTTATCAAAATGTAGCTGCCAATTTTCACACAGTAAACTCCCTCAACAATGAGAGAATCTTGTTTCATTAGTCCCTCAATagttgagggacaaatattggaGTGACACCTCCATTCAAATAATGGCAAGGGATCCACCAGAAGGGGCATGAGAGGTCTCAGTTTAAAATCCTATCCAACTGATAAGCATGTTTGACTGTACATCAGTCCCTCGTTGTGCACCAGCTTGCTAGCCTAGGATTAACACACTTAACTCTGCAAGGAACTTGAAGTTCAATATGTGCTCAGGATTTCAAATAAGTTCAATTAATATTTACTATTACAAGAAATAAATTTTGAAAGGCAATCACACACAGCATGTTGTGAAATAAATCAGTTGAAAAGGTAATAATTGTGTGTGTTCAATGTGTGAGGGAAAAGTGGGCAGGGCATTgggaaatttggtgctcttcagaTATTGTCATCTCAAACACTTCAACATCATCTTGAACTGATAGAACCTTgtatttcaacaccacttaccccaAAGGACAGCAGGTTCTGTGGTTTGGTTGTTGGCAATACTGTAACTGACCTTCAAGGCCCAGGGGTTAGATCCCACCACAAGACTGAAGCACAAAAGCCAAAGATGGTACttaggcagtgctgcactgttagaaatGCAATCTTTTGGAAGAAACATTAAACCAAGACCTTGTCTGTCCCCTGGAATGGATGCAATAGATCCCTTGACATTATTTTGGAAGTGCAAGGCATTTTTCTCTCGTGTCCTAGCCAATGTTTATCCGTCAAGTAGCATAACAAAACAGAATATTCTGTCATTGCAGTTTGCTCTTTGTGTGAGCTTGTGAAACGTAGTACACAGTGAAGAAGACAGACAGGCTGCTGAAATTAGTGCACAAATGTGCAAGGTGATATGTTTTGCAAAATAATTGAATGAGACCAAAATATAACATGGAAATACACAACACTGTCATCCCAGAGAAGCAGAAGAGGACGCTATAAACCGAGAAGTTGGggaagctgagcaggtctggcagcatctgtggagagagaattaaCATTCAGAGTCcaacatgacttttttttaaaagaacttagGTTCTGAAAAAGATACATACcaggctgtttctctctccaaagattctgccagacccgctgagtttccccagcattttgtgtgtgtttttttaatcttCTAGTTATTGATGCTTCAGGCATTGGGAACAGTTGCCTTTATTGTCCTTTAACTAAACCATCTAGATTTTAAATGTATCTACTAAATCTCCCTGTTAGCCTGCCATGAAGGAGAAAGATCCTAGGTTCTCCATTCTGCTCATATAGCCATAATGattcatccctggaaccaatctagtaaatctctttGTGCCCTTTACAAAGCCTTCACTTCCTTCCAAAACAGTGGTGCCCAGAGAAAATGATCTAGCAGCATTGAACATATGTTTAGCTTAATTTCCTGGTTTTTTGCATTTTAAACCTCTGATccgatttttttttacacactgtTTTAACCTGTCCTGATATctgtatctttaaaaaaaatgtacataTAAGTCTCTCTGTTAATACTCTCCTTTTTTGAAGTTGTGCTAGTATTTTAAAGgttgaattcaattgaatttaattgaattattCTTACAATTGAAGTGAAATGTTTCTAATTAGACATAGATTAGTAATTACTATCTGTGCCTGAGATAGAATCACAGAGGTGCCTCATGATATTTTTCTGAATAATgtctttctttgtattttgtgccattgaatagattttaaaaaaacacagaactGTTGTAACCTTTTACACCCTGCAAAGCTGGAATAAGACATGACACATAAAACAAAGGGTGCATGAGTAAAGTGGTCTTACTCATGCGTGAGTGAGATGGGAAATGTGCTCAACTGTGCCAATGCACAGGATTTTATAAAGGATAACAATCAAAGAACAGACTTTTGTTCTTGCTGTCTGGTTTTATCAAAATCACTGTGTAGTTGACCCAGAATTTGCTTGAGATTCAATTGAGCATTCTAAAAAGATGTCAAATATCTTGTGAATGTCTTATCAAGAGTTTTGAAAGTAGGAGTTTCTTCTTTTACACTTGTAAATAGATGTTTCTTGGTGGTGAATACTCAAAATATTATGCCCCAACTTCAGGAAGcttgcattactgtctctgctttTTATTCACCTTTAAAGTCAGAGCCTCATCTTAAAACGCCTCTACACCATTGTTGCACTGTACCACTGTGCAGTCATCTTCAGTCCTACAACTTTAATTGTAGGCCCCAGTTTTATTTAGCAAACCAGTTCTCTTTGAACCATCAGCCACAATAGAGCTTTTCTGTCATCGTAGTTCTGTTATTTGGAGTTTGGAGTGAGTTCTTTGCATTTGTAGGTGGTTTTACTGACAGGCGGTGTTAGCGAGGTATTGATGAAGAGTAGATTCAGACTATCAGAAAGATTACATTTTTCACTCTGTTGACCCTTGGAGACTTAATGTGGACAAAAGTCTTGACAGTGCTTCACCAATATCAGCTATCCCTTAAAAACATGACAACTGAAGATCCATTACATGGAGGTCAGTGAaaatttggtttcttttttcAATCGGATCGGTATGTATAACTAATCGCATTAGTTAATATAACTAAGATAACTAGAtgttaaaaaaataaaagtttgaaGATCTTTTTAAAAGtgattgcatttatttagcatcttTCACAGCCGCAGGATATCCGAAAGTGTTTCAGTGATTTTGAAGTGCAATCTTTCAAAAAGCAATGTGATAAGAGCCAGTTAATCTGTGTTACTGCTGTAGGTGGTTAAGGGATCCTGGGAGAACTAGTCTCACTTCAAAATCATGCAATGTTAATTCTTACATCTACCTGAGAGGGCAGGTTAAACATATCATCCAAAGAGTAAATGTGCGTATACATAAAAATCATATGAGTTAGTAACTGTGAAATTTGACTGGTCTTCATACCTCTTCTCTTTACATGTATTGCAGGAACACGAGAATCATCCTTCGTGTATGCACTCTCTTCTGCTGCACTCAGTCATTCCATAGCTCGATTCTGTGCTTCTGGCGAGTTGCCAACTTGTTCCTGTGGTATCAGCCCAGCTGAGGTTCCTGGGCCTGACTTCAGGTGGGGTGGTTGTGGGGACAACCTCCGCTATGGGCTGCAGCTTGGCTCTGTTTTTGCAGATGCACCAATGAAAGGCAACAGAGCTGGAACACAGGCGAACAGACTGATGAATAAACACAACAATGATGTTGGCAGACAGGTAAATGGCTATTAAGGCGAAAACCATATTATTTTTCTGCCTCCTATTGCTCGGCTATATTGCAACCCAAAAAATATTGTGCCAACATCCAGAAAGTTAGCTCTCCCAACTGAGAGCCAGTGTAAACATGCATTACTTCAGCACCTTGTTTCAATTTTCTCTTACCAGGCATTGATTGATTCATTGGAAACCAAATGCAAATGTCATGGTGTTTCTGGTTCATGTTCTGTAAAGACCTGCTGGAAGGGATTACAGGAACTAAACAAGATTGCTGTTAATCTTAAGTCAAAATATCTGGCAGCCACCAGAGTGATTCACCGTTATGTTGGCACAAGAAAACAACTTGTGCCTAAAGAGCTTGATATCCGACCAGTTCGCGAGAATGAACTGATTTATCTGGTGGGATCACCTGACTACTGCACAGCAAGTGAAAAACAAGGCTCCTATGGTACTCATGAGAGGTAAAGCCTGAACCAACTGTGATTCTAATGTTATCTTCATTTTCTATCTTTATTTATTAACATGGATATGATAGATTTATTTATCTCCTGGCAAAAATGGGATACATTTGGCTGATATTCCATTCTAAAGGTGCTGCCCACCTGCCAGGTTCTTGCCCAATGATATTTCTCATCATGAATTTAATCATGgaacccttacagtgtggaaacagaccatttggcccaacaagttcacaccaaccctcagagtaacccacccaggcccattccccagtacgctacatttatccctgactaatgcacctaacccacacatccctgaacactacgggcaatttagcatgggcaattcacctaatgtgcacatcttggaattgtgggaggaaactagaggaagcccatgcaagacaccaggagaatatgcaaactccacgcaggcacatgaagctggagttgaacccaggtccctggcaatgtgaggcagcagtgctaaccactgagccaccatgaattTGAATGGGGGCTAACAAATATTTTATCAGATGAACCATTTTGGGGAGAAATTTCACTATATCTTGTCTCCCTTCTGATTGTCACAATCTTTCACCAAGTGCACTGCATCAGTAATTTTGAGTGTTACTCATTTCTGCAGTTAGAATAGAACCGGGAATCTCTACTGATGTGAGACCCTAACAGCCCTCACAAGGGCTGTAAAACATTTATAGAGAATCATTCTTTTAAGAGCAAGATTACACAAGGACATTAAATGGTAGGACAATAGGCAGCTATCGCTTGTTGCTTCCTTTCACGAAACTTTAATAATGCTCTCAAATCTCTTAACCATGGGAATCacaaagaaaagcaaagagaaacaaagtgagAGAAAACAATAGGGGAGGAAGGGAAGCAAACTATGTTAATGTTACTAAAATCATCCCCTGATAGCATGGAAGAAATGTGGATTTTTGGCAGTGTTCCTgtaaaacagattagattagattccctacagtgttgaaacaggcccttcggcccaaccagtccacactgaccctctgaagagtaacccacccagacccatttccctctgattaatgcacctaacaccatgggcaacttagcatggccaattcacctgacctgcacatctttggactgtgggaggaaacccacgcagacacggggagaacatgcaaactccatacag
Above is a window of Chiloscyllium plagiosum isolate BGI_BamShark_2017 chromosome 15, ASM401019v2, whole genome shotgun sequence DNA encoding:
- the LOC122557354 gene encoding protein Wnt-11b-like; the protein is MEIRIGYLLLVFVQWRLCGAIQWLAIAVSGTAVGWNHTQHCKRPGFVPEQQQLCRRNLDLMPSIVFAAQQTRLVCQKAMADMRWNCSSIQLAPRFNPDLNRGTRESSFVYALSSAALSHSIARFCASGELPTCSCGISPAEVPGPDFRWGGCGDNLRYGLQLGSVFADAPMKGNRAGTQANRLMNKHNNDVGRQALIDSLETKCKCHGVSGSCSVKTCWKGLQELNKIAVNLKSKYLAATRVIHRYVGTRKQLVPKELDIRPVRENELIYLVGSPDYCTASEKQGSYGTHERQCNKTSVHSDSCNLMCCGRGYNAYTETIIERCSCKYHWCCYVTCKKCERTAERYVCK